The genomic window GTGAGGCATAAAAACCAAATCATACTGGTAAAAACAATGTAGCATCGGGGTGAGATATGCTTTAAAATATTGCTCCAACCAATCTTCTGCTTCTAGCTCTGAATTTCTAATAATTTCAGGAAGTAAGGCATTACCATTTTGATCAACATGTAAAAAAGCTGCCATGGTCATCAATTGTTGCCTTGGTTTTACTACGGACATCGGACTCTCGCGCCACAAGGAAGCTAACATTTTATTATAGTTGTTATGCGGGCCAAATTCCTCAAAATACGGATTTATATAACTCACCGAAGCAATTTCGCCCAACATTCTAAATCTGGTTTCCTGAATGTAAGGATCCTGGTATAGGAGTTCTTCCAACCAAACTGCCATTTTTGGCGCGGTACCCAGGTAATAATATGGTAGGCCTCGCATAAAGCCCATGTTTAAAATTGATAAAGCGGTTTTAGTATAAAATTTCTTAGGATTTGTTAGATTAAACAGGGTTCGAATGGATTGTTGGGCGACATATTGATCCGGTCCATAACCTAGGCATATTAATTTTTCTGTTGCAATTTCGGTAGAGAAGGTATTGGCTAATTTATTAAACCATTGCCACGGATGTACCGGGACAAAGTAGTAGTCTTTTGGGTTTAAGCCTTTTTCTTTTATGATTTGGTTAAAATTTGTGATGGTAGTTGCATCTAATTCTTGTTTCAGTATGGTTTGATAATCCAAATCAGCCGTTCCTGAATATTTTGTATGTTCTTTATGCCCAGCTAACCAAAGTAAAGAAAATGAATTTCCGGCTTCGGGAGCATAAGCGCGATAGTCGTTACTGTCAAACCCAATTCGTCCGTTATTTGCTACAAATCCCGGATGTCCTTCGGTCATGGATTGTTCAATGGTTTGAAAGTCTGCGGTGACCAGTTGATCTGAGGTAGGATTTCCCTTTTGTAATTTAAAAGCACTTCCGTAAAGGGTGCTAATAATTTCTTCCAGGTACACAGGTAACTGCTCATCTTTAATGCCAAGTTGTTGTCTAAATTCTTTGATAAATAAAACTGCATCTAAGGTGCTATTCTCACCATTTTCCGTTTTTTTAATACTTTGTTCCGAAATCCAAAAATGATTCATGGTCAAAAGCTTTGCGCTAAATTGATAGGTAATATGTTTATCATCTGCGAAAACCTGGTACGTGTTCCAACCTTCTTCTCCTTCGGAAAGTAGCGTAGGTGTTAATAATAGTTCATGACTAAATTCGGTTAACGCTTTTTTGACTAATAAATCATTGGCTTTTTGCCAGGTTTTACGATGTAAATGATGTACGGATTGTTTTGGGGATATGATATGATCCAACGTATTCAAGGCGCTTCTTTTTTTAATTTGTGGATTGGATTGTAATTGTTCAAAATGATTTCGGGTTAAAAATGCTAATTGTGCGGTTTTATGAGGTAATTCGACCACCTTGTCTAGGACAAATCCGATGCGTTGACAAAGGGCAAACATTTTTTTGTTACGTATATCCGGTTCTACCAAAATGCGGTTTACTTCCTGGTTCTGAAAAATAAAGGTGGTGATTGCCTGAAATACATACCAGGTAAAATTTGGTATTTTGATGCTAGGTGGAGCTACGATAATATGTATACCACAATCTTCTTTTTTTGCATGAAAATAGGTACCTATCGCATCTTGTTGAGGATGGTAACGTTCCAGTATAAATGCAGGTTGTTCTTTATAAAACCCAACAAAAACATCATAATGATCCGGCATCATCAGTTTGTAATATTCCTCTTGCACTTCGGGTAGGGTAAAACCTTGCATTCCCCAAAAAACGGCATATTCTTGGTTTACCCATTGGTATAACACCTGGCTATCCTGCGTAATCCGGAAACGCCGAATGTCAATAGTCCCGAAATTAGTGAAGGATTGTGAATACAAGTAATTTTCTTTAATGATGAGTTTATTTTTCATGAATTCAGGGCAGTTTTCTTTGAACGTTGTTCTTTTTTTAAAGAGGTAATAGGTATTGAAATTTTAAAGAATAGATAATAGATGACTAAGGTGAGTACAAATCCAACACTAGCAATATAAAATGGTATTTGTAATCCTTGATTTTCGACTAAAATTCCAACGAAGAAAGAGGAAATCAAGACTCCTAAATTTTGAAAGAAATGTACTTTACTGTAATCCGTGGCATATGAATCCGGAGTGCTTAATTCAAATAACAATACATCAAATTTGACAACGCCCTGAAAGATCGCCCACCCGTAAATCACCCGACCTACGAGAATGGAAACTTCTGAAGGAATTCCCTGTAGCAGTAATCCCAAAGCACCTATACTTAGCGCAGACAAAATCGTTTTATTATGGCTAATGGTTGACGGTCTTTTGGTACTCCACCATAAAACCATTAACGCGATAAATCCGGGAATAGCATACAAGGTTCCTGAAATGAATTTGGAATCGTAGATGGAAACTGACTCCCAATAGGTCGCAAAAAACGGTCGAATTAAAAAGTCGCTAAAATAAAGCAACATCGTAACCAGTCCGATCTTTAGAATAAAGCCTTTGGTTTTACTTATTGAGTTCAGAATTTCATTGGATTTTTCTGTAACCACGGCGGGAACCTGTTGTTTAGTTGCCAATAAATAGCCACTCATTCCCATTTGGACAAAATCTCCAGAAGCCATAATTAGATAGATATAACTGGCGTCGATCAAATCCACCGTAAGTCCGCCAATAATAGCGCCTGCGATTCCCCCTAAGTGTACCACGACTGACAAAATTCCAATGATTTGAGAATGTTCGTTTTTAGAACTGATTTTTAGTATATAAGGGTAAACTAAGAGATAACTTCCTTTAAAAAAAAT from Aquimarina sp. ERC-38 includes these protein-coding regions:
- a CDS encoding GNAT family N-acetyltransferase; its protein translation is MKNKLIIKENYLYSQSFTNFGTIDIRRFRITQDSQVLYQWVNQEYAVFWGMQGFTLPEVQEEYYKLMMPDHYDVFVGFYKEQPAFILERYHPQQDAIGTYFHAKKEDCGIHIIVAPPSIKIPNFTWYVFQAITTFIFQNQEVNRILVEPDIRNKKMFALCQRIGFVLDKVVELPHKTAQLAFLTRNHFEQLQSNPQIKKRSALNTLDHIISPKQSVHHLHRKTWQKANDLLVKKALTEFSHELLLTPTLLSEGEEGWNTYQVFADDKHITYQFSAKLLTMNHFWISEQSIKKTENGENSTLDAVLFIKEFRQQLGIKDEQLPVYLEEIISTLYGSAFKLQKGNPTSDQLVTADFQTIEQSMTEGHPGFVANNGRIGFDSNDYRAYAPEAGNSFSLLWLAGHKEHTKYSGTADLDYQTILKQELDATTITNFNQIIKEKGLNPKDYYFVPVHPWQWFNKLANTFSTEIATEKLICLGYGPDQYVAQQSIRTLFNLTNPKKFYTKTALSILNMGFMRGLPYYYLGTAPKMAVWLEELLYQDPYIQETRFRMLGEIASVSYINPYFEEFGPHNNYNKMLASLWRESPMSVVKPRQQLMTMAAFLHVDQNGNALLPEIIRNSELEAEDWLEQYFKAYLTPMLHCFYQYDLVFMPHGENIIMVLENSVPKQILLKDITEEACILSPEVELPEHLKRMYAPVPEDVKLLSIFTDIFDGFFRFMSHILVEHAGYREELFWEAVAISIQQYQERFPQLQEKFERYDLFAADFQLSCLNRLQLNNHKQMIDLDDPVALLQFAGRLTNPIAAFKTTPISTIA
- a CDS encoding MFS transporter, which encodes MKKALIIMTLVAVVSDYLLHPFYPQFFEARFGVNDPKVVGYYFAAICFLVMLAFPFWAYVSKKISELNILIYTQCIAGILALYCFWTSSYTTFWIVSLIMIFFKGSYLLVYPYILKISSKNEHSQIIGILSVVVHLGGIAGAIIGGLTVDLIDASYIYLIMASGDFVQMGMSGYLLATKQQVPAVVTEKSNEILNSISKTKGFILKIGLVTMLLYFSDFLIRPFFATYWESVSIYDSKFISGTLYAIPGFIALMVLWWSTKRPSTISHNKTILSALSIGALGLLLQGIPSEVSILVGRVIYGWAIFQGVVKFDVLLFELSTPDSYATDYSKVHFFQNLGVLISSFFVGILVENQGLQIPFYIASVGFVLTLVIYYLFFKISIPITSLKKEQRSKKTALNS